One Streptomyces sp. SAI-135 DNA segment encodes these proteins:
- a CDS encoding FtsW/RodA/SpoVE family cell cycle protein, which yields MSSSTSNTSTHHTSTIGAIGAPSRRNTELALLVFAVLIPVFAYANVGLAIDDQVPSGLLSYGLGLGLLAGVAHLVVRKFAPYADPLMLPLATLLNGLGLVAIWRLDQSKLLQQIGQAGGKATNQLIYTAMGIALFAVVLVFLKDHRVLQRYTYISMVGALVLLLLPLVPGLGANITYGAKIWIQVGSFTIQPGEFAKIVLAVFFAGYLMVKRDALALASRRFMGLYLPRGRDLGPIIVVWMISILILVFETDLGTSLLFFGMFIIMLYVATERTSWIVFGLLMSAAGAVGVASFEPHVQTRVQAWLDPMREYTLSRNGSNDGIVHSEQAMQALWAFGSGGTLGTGWGQGHSELIRFAANSDFILATFGEELGLAGLMAILLIYGLIVERGVRTALAARDPFGKLLAIGLSGAFALQVFVVAGGVMGLIPLTGMTMPFLAYGGSSVIANWALIGILIRISDTARRPAPAPAPSPDAEMTQVVRPS from the coding sequence ATGAGCAGCAGTACTTCGAACACGTCGACGCACCACACGTCCACGATCGGCGCGATCGGCGCTCCAAGCCGCCGCAACACCGAGCTGGCGCTGCTGGTGTTCGCCGTCCTCATCCCGGTCTTCGCCTACGCCAACGTGGGCCTGGCCATCGACGACCAGGTCCCGTCCGGGCTGCTGAGCTACGGCCTGGGCCTCGGCCTGCTGGCCGGCGTCGCCCACCTCGTCGTACGCAAGTTCGCGCCGTACGCGGACCCGCTGATGCTGCCGCTGGCCACCCTGCTCAACGGCCTCGGGCTCGTGGCGATCTGGCGGCTCGACCAGTCCAAGCTGCTCCAGCAGATCGGCCAGGCCGGCGGCAAGGCCACCAACCAGCTGATCTACACGGCGATGGGCATCGCCCTGTTCGCCGTCGTCCTGGTCTTCCTCAAGGACCACCGGGTCCTCCAGCGCTACACCTACATCTCCATGGTCGGCGCGCTGGTCCTGCTGCTCCTCCCGCTGGTCCCGGGCCTGGGCGCCAACATCACCTACGGCGCCAAGATCTGGATCCAGGTCGGCAGCTTCACCATCCAGCCCGGTGAGTTCGCCAAGATCGTGCTCGCGGTGTTCTTCGCCGGCTACCTCATGGTCAAGCGGGACGCCCTGGCCCTCGCCAGCCGCCGCTTCATGGGCCTGTACCTGCCGCGCGGCCGCGACCTCGGCCCGATCATCGTCGTCTGGATGATCTCGATCCTCATCCTGGTCTTCGAGACCGACCTCGGTACCTCGCTGCTGTTCTTCGGAATGTTCATCATCATGCTGTACGTCGCCACCGAGCGGACCAGCTGGATCGTCTTCGGTCTGCTGATGTCCGCGGCCGGCGCGGTCGGCGTGGCGAGCTTCGAACCGCACGTGCAGACCCGTGTCCAGGCGTGGCTCGACCCGATGCGCGAGTACACCCTCAGCCGCAACGGCAGCAACGACGGCATCGTCCACTCCGAGCAGGCCATGCAGGCCCTGTGGGCCTTCGGCTCCGGCGGCACCCTCGGCACCGGCTGGGGACAGGGCCACTCCGAGCTGATCCGGTTCGCCGCCAACTCCGACTTCATCCTCGCCACCTTCGGCGAGGAGCTGGGCCTGGCCGGCCTCATGGCGATCCTGCTGATCTACGGCCTGATCGTGGAGCGCGGCGTACGCACCGCCCTCGCCGCCCGCGACCCGTTCGGCAAGCTGCTCGCCATCGGCCTGTCCGGCGCCTTCGCGCTCCAGGTCTTCGTGGTGGCCGGCGGTGTGATGGGCCTGATCCCGCTGACCGGTATGACGATGCCCTTCCTGGCGTACGGCGGTTCCTCCGTCATCGCCAACTGGGCCCTGATCGGCATCCTGATCAGAATCAGCGACACCGCACGCCGCCCGGCGCCCGCCCCCGCCCCCAGCCCCGACGCCGAGATGACCCAGGTGGTCCGCCCGTCATGA
- a CDS encoding Stp1/IreP family PP2C-type Ser/Thr phosphatase, producing the protein MSLSLRFAAGSHKGMIREGNEDSGYAGPRLLAIADGMGGAAAGEVASSEAISTIVALDDDVPGSDVLTSLGVAVQRANDQLRSMVEEDPQLEGMGTTLTALLWTGQRLGLVHVGDSRAYLLRDGVLTQITQDHTWVQRLVDEGRITEEEATTHPQRSLLMRALGSGEHVEPDLSIREVRAGDRYLICSDGLSGVVSHQTLEDTLASYQGPQETVQELIQLALRGGGPDNITVIVADVLDLDTGDTLAGQLSDTPVVVGAVAENQHQLHDNGIMQTPAGRASGLGRQGHGQGGGGEYGPPGSSDTTGYIPAGSFDGYSDDDFVKPRKSRKWLKRSFYSVLALAVIGGGLYGGYRWTQTQYYVGTNGEHVALYRGISQDLAWVSLSKVSKDHPEIELKYLPPYQQKSVEGTIAEGDLKTAQKKIDELGVQASACKKQAEAQAAESKKNSKTGEGQAGGTTGTTQSSLASKATPTPTSTSSPSPNASASPTAPTPTPGPTLSDEEKQVVGNCGTQ; encoded by the coding sequence ATGAGTCTGTCACTGCGCTTCGCCGCCGGATCGCACAAAGGAATGATCCGGGAGGGCAACGAGGACTCCGGATACGCCGGGCCCCGCCTGCTCGCCATCGCCGACGGCATGGGCGGCGCCGCCGCCGGCGAGGTCGCCTCCTCCGAGGCCATCTCCACCATCGTCGCCCTCGACGACGACGTCCCCGGCTCCGACGTCCTCACCTCGCTCGGCGTGGCCGTCCAGCGCGCCAACGACCAGCTGCGCTCCATGGTCGAGGAGGACCCCCAGCTCGAAGGCATGGGGACCACCCTGACCGCCCTGCTGTGGACGGGCCAGCGGCTCGGCCTCGTGCACGTCGGCGACTCGCGCGCGTACCTGCTGCGCGACGGTGTCCTCACGCAGATCACCCAGGACCACACCTGGGTGCAGCGCCTGGTCGACGAGGGCCGCATCACCGAGGAAGAGGCCACCACCCACCCCCAACGCTCCCTGCTGATGCGGGCGTTGGGCAGCGGTGAGCACGTCGAGCCCGACCTGTCCATCCGTGAGGTCCGCGCCGGCGACCGCTATCTGATCTGCTCCGACGGCCTCTCCGGCGTCGTCTCGCACCAGACCCTCGAGGACACCCTCGCCAGCTACCAGGGCCCCCAGGAGACCGTGCAGGAGCTCATCCAGCTCGCGCTGCGCGGCGGCGGCCCCGACAACATCACGGTCATCGTGGCCGACGTCCTCGACCTGGACACCGGGGACACCCTCGCCGGGCAGCTCTCCGACACCCCGGTCGTGGTCGGCGCGGTCGCCGAGAACCAGCACCAGCTGCACGACAACGGCATCATGCAGACCCCCGCGGGCCGCGCCTCCGGGCTCGGCCGCCAGGGTCACGGGCAGGGCGGAGGCGGCGAGTACGGGCCGCCCGGCTCCTCCGACACCACCGGCTACATCCCCGCGGGCAGCTTCGACGGGTACTCCGACGACGACTTCGTCAAGCCCCGCAAGAGCCGCAAGTGGCTGAAGAGATCCTTCTACTCGGTGCTCGCGCTCGCCGTCATCGGCGGTGGCCTGTACGGCGGTTACCGCTGGACCCAGACCCAGTACTACGTCGGAACCAACGGCGAGCACGTGGCGCTGTACCGGGGCATCAGCCAGGACCTGGCCTGGGTCTCGCTCTCGAAGGTGTCCAAGGACCACCCCGAGATCGAACTCAAGTACCTGCCGCCGTACCAGCAGAAGTCGGTCGAGGGCACCATCGCCGAGGGCGACCTGAAGACGGCCCAGAAGAAGATCGACGAACTGGGCGTCCAGGCCTCCGCGTGCAAGAAGCAGGCCGAGGCGCAGGCCGCGGAGAGCAAGAAGAACTCCAAGACGGGCGAGGGCCAGGCCGGCGGCACCACGGGAACCACTCAGTCCTCCCTCGCGTCCAAGGCCACACCGACCCCGACGAGCACGTCCTCCCCGTCCCCGAACGCTTCCGCATCCCCGACCGCGCCCACTCCCACCCCCGGCCCCACCCTCTCGGACGAGGAGAAGCAGGTCGTCGGGAACTGCGGTACGCAGTAG
- a CDS encoding FHA domain-containing protein — protein sequence MSELTLTVMRLGFLAVLWLFVIVAVQVIRSDLFGTRVTQRGSRREAGRAQQAQRQAPPQQRQQPAAGGRQRRNAPTKLVVSEGTLTGTTVALQGQTITLGRAHDSTIVLDDDYASSRHARIYPDRDGQWIVEDLGSTNGTYLDRSRLTTPTPIPLGAPIRIGKTVIELRK from the coding sequence ATGTCAGAGCTGACCCTCACGGTCATGCGGCTGGGTTTCCTGGCCGTACTGTGGCTGTTCGTGATCGTGGCCGTGCAGGTCATCCGCAGCGACCTGTTCGGTACGCGCGTCACCCAGCGCGGCTCGCGCCGGGAGGCAGGCCGGGCCCAGCAGGCCCAGCGGCAGGCGCCCCCGCAGCAGCGCCAGCAGCCGGCCGCCGGGGGCCGCCAGCGCCGTAACGCCCCCACCAAGCTCGTCGTGTCCGAGGGCACCCTCACCGGCACCACCGTCGCGCTCCAGGGCCAGACCATCACCCTGGGCCGGGCGCACGACAGCACCATCGTGCTGGACGACGACTACGCCTCCAGCCGGCATGCCAGGATCTACCCGGACCGCGACGGCCAGTGGATCGTCGAGGACCTGGGCTCCACCAACGGCACGTATCTCGACCGGAGCCGGCTGACGACCCCGACCCCGATTCCGCTGGGCGCGCCGATCCGCATCGGCAAGACCGTCATCGAGCTGCGGAAGTAG
- a CDS encoding DUF3662 and FHA domain-containing protein has protein sequence MGVLKKFEQRLEGLVNGTFAKVFKSEVQPVEIAGALQRECDNNATIWNRDRTVVPNDFIVELSTPDFERLSPYSGQLGDELAGMVGDYAKQQRYTFMGPIKVNLEKADDLDTGLYRVRSRTLASSTNQQAPGPAAPAGRPGAPGAGGYGYPPAAPAGAPPMPAAPPPGRGGYGYPQPAQAPRPGGGPVGAPAPGSRTRHWIEINGTRHQISRATLVLGRSTEADVRIDDPGVSRRHCEIRTGTPSTIQDLGSTNGIVVDGQHTTRATLRDGSRIVVGSTTIIYRQAEG, from the coding sequence ATGGGAGTCCTGAAGAAGTTCGAGCAGCGTCTCGAAGGTCTGGTCAACGGCACCTTCGCCAAGGTGTTCAAGTCCGAGGTGCAGCCCGTGGAGATCGCGGGAGCGCTCCAGCGGGAGTGCGACAACAACGCGACCATCTGGAACCGCGACCGCACGGTCGTACCCAATGACTTCATCGTGGAGCTGAGCACGCCGGACTTCGAGCGGCTCAGCCCCTACTCGGGCCAGCTCGGCGACGAGCTCGCCGGCATGGTGGGCGACTACGCCAAGCAGCAGCGCTACACCTTCATGGGCCCCATCAAGGTCAACCTCGAGAAGGCGGACGACCTCGACACCGGTCTGTACCGGGTGCGCAGCCGTACGCTCGCCTCCTCCACCAACCAGCAGGCCCCCGGGCCCGCGGCCCCGGCCGGCCGGCCCGGCGCACCGGGAGCCGGCGGCTACGGCTACCCGCCCGCCGCTCCGGCGGGCGCCCCGCCCATGCCGGCCGCCCCGCCACCGGGCCGCGGCGGCTACGGCTACCCGCAGCCCGCCCAGGCCCCGCGCCCGGGCGGCGGCCCGGTCGGCGCGCCCGCGCCGGGCTCCCGTACCCGCCACTGGATCGAGATCAACGGCACCCGCCATCAGATCTCCCGCGCCACGCTGGTGCTGGGCCGCAGCACCGAAGCCGACGTGCGGATCGACGACCCCGGCGTCTCGCGCCGGCACTGTGAGATCCGGACCGGAACGCCCTCGACGATCCAGGATCTCGGGTCCACCAACGGCATCGTGGTGGACGGGCAGCACACCACCCGCGCTACGCTCCGCGACGGCTCGCGGATCGTCGTGGGCAGCACCACCATCATTTACCGGCAAGCCGAAGGGTGA
- a CDS encoding ABC transporter permease: MLSVALRTLRTRWVTFVGSFVALSLGVALLAVTGLALASSLDAPERQPERFAAAPVVVQGQDTLSVPTPIGDRTHKLAHPRAVPEATVARLRRLGTVVPDRSFAVRAAKGPGDLVGHPWSTAAFAPYALNGGRAPRTAGEVVVTGGWARPGERVTTDRGTVTVVGTVSSRGFEDAVFYTDARAAELSPKSTQLVVKADPADVRAAVAGQDVQVLTGTDRRLADADPDRDSEALTAMNALFGTAGGVTAFVSVFVVASTFSFAVAQRRRELGLLRTAGATPGQVRRMVFAEALAVSVPASAAGCLLGAYGAPELAAWMVDGGLAPDWFTIGDFTWPYHMAFWTGLLVALLGVIAASWRAGRTGPAQALREASVDGKAMTRGRLLFGTGLLLTAAVTLGLALVSDPGELLHRKTYVSRPMLLITAIALLAPVLVRPLTRLIAWLPAQLPGAGGMLVRENAAAGIRRTAAVAAPVLVTVALAGSLLGATATLNEARATETRAQTAASFVVTPAGDTGFDAATVHRLEAVEGAVVSATSSTAVHVLEEGVALVESEARAARAGPLAETVDLPLTAGKASDLDDDSIIVNEEWEKHTVGQRVDVWLGDGTRKSLRIAAVMTTGTGDNGAYVTPANAPGASVDRVDVRVADGADRAAVAAALAEAGGQVLTKDQWVRASYPETDRTTRYGFVLVLGIALLYTGISLANTMVMATSDRVRDLAVLRLAGATRRQVLRLVAGEALTVVVVGAVLGLLVAVLNLAGMWSALALLSVRTPVEMPWTELGATTGACAVLAVVSSVTPAALAMRRRAVELAGLRE, translated from the coding sequence GTGCTGAGCGTCGCCCTGCGCACCCTGCGCACCCGCTGGGTCACCTTCGTCGGCAGCTTCGTCGCGCTCTCGCTCGGTGTCGCCCTGCTCGCCGTGACGGGCCTGGCCCTCGCCTCCTCGCTGGACGCGCCCGAGCGGCAGCCGGAACGGTTCGCCGCCGCCCCGGTCGTCGTCCAGGGCCAGGACACCCTGTCCGTGCCGACCCCGATCGGCGACCGCACCCACAAGCTCGCCCACCCGCGCGCGGTGCCTGAGGCGACGGTGGCAAGGCTCCGGCGGCTCGGCACGGTCGTCCCGGACCGGTCGTTCGCCGTACGGGCCGCGAAGGGCCCCGGCGACCTGGTCGGGCACCCCTGGTCCACGGCCGCCTTCGCGCCCTACGCGCTCAACGGGGGCCGTGCTCCCCGAACCGCCGGCGAGGTCGTCGTCACCGGCGGCTGGGCGCGGCCCGGTGAGCGCGTCACGACCGACCGCGGCACCGTGACGGTCGTCGGCACCGTCTCCTCGCGCGGCTTCGAGGACGCCGTCTTCTACACCGACGCCCGGGCCGCCGAACTGTCCCCGAAGAGCACCCAACTGGTGGTGAAGGCGGACCCGGCGGACGTCCGCGCGGCCGTCGCGGGCCAGGACGTCCAGGTCCTCACCGGCACCGACCGCCGCCTGGCCGACGCCGACCCGGACCGCGACAGCGAGGCGCTCACCGCGATGAACGCCCTGTTCGGCACCGCGGGCGGAGTCACGGCGTTCGTGTCGGTGTTCGTGGTGGCGTCCACGTTCTCCTTCGCGGTGGCCCAGCGGCGCCGGGAGTTGGGACTGCTGCGCACCGCGGGGGCCACGCCCGGCCAGGTCCGGCGGATGGTGTTCGCGGAGGCCCTGGCGGTCAGCGTGCCGGCGTCGGCGGCGGGCTGCCTGCTGGGCGCGTACGGCGCCCCGGAGCTGGCCGCGTGGATGGTCGACGGCGGTCTCGCGCCCGACTGGTTCACCATCGGCGACTTCACCTGGCCGTACCACATGGCCTTCTGGACCGGTCTGCTCGTCGCGCTGCTCGGGGTGATCGCCGCGTCCTGGCGGGCCGGCCGCACCGGCCCCGCGCAGGCGCTGCGCGAGGCCTCCGTGGACGGGAAGGCGATGACCCGGGGCCGCCTGCTGTTCGGCACAGGCCTGCTGCTGACCGCGGCGGTGACCCTGGGCCTGGCCCTGGTCTCCGACCCGGGCGAGCTGCTGCACCGCAAGACCTACGTCAGCCGTCCCATGCTGCTGATCACCGCGATCGCGCTGCTCGCGCCGGTCCTGGTACGCCCGCTCACCCGGCTGATCGCCTGGCTGCCGGCCCAACTGCCCGGCGCGGGCGGGATGCTGGTGCGGGAGAACGCGGCCGCGGGCATCCGCCGTACGGCCGCCGTCGCGGCGCCGGTCCTGGTCACCGTCGCCCTCGCGGGTTCGCTGCTGGGCGCGACGGCCACCCTGAACGAGGCGAGGGCCACCGAGACGCGCGCACAGACGGCGGCCTCGTTCGTCGTCACCCCGGCCGGGGACACCGGTTTCGACGCGGCGACCGTGCACCGGCTCGAGGCGGTCGAGGGCGCCGTGGTCTCGGCCACCTCGTCGACCGCCGTCCACGTCCTGGAGGAGGGTGTCGCCCTCGTCGAGTCCGAGGCCCGCGCGGCCCGGGCGGGCCCGCTCGCCGAGACCGTCGACCTGCCGCTGACGGCCGGGAAGGCGAGCGACCTCGACGACGACTCGATCATCGTCAACGAGGAGTGGGAGAAGCACACCGTCGGGCAGCGCGTGGACGTGTGGCTCGGGGACGGCACCCGGAAGTCGCTGCGGATCGCCGCGGTGATGACGACGGGCACCGGCGACAACGGCGCCTACGTCACCCCCGCCAACGCCCCCGGCGCGAGCGTCGACCGGGTGGACGTGCGCGTGGCCGACGGTGCCGACCGGGCCGCCGTGGCCGCCGCGCTCGCCGAGGCGGGCGGGCAGGTCCTCACCAAGGACCAGTGGGTGCGGGCCAGTTACCCCGAGACCGACCGGACCACCCGGTACGGCTTCGTGCTGGTCCTCGGCATCGCCCTCCTCTACACCGGCATCTCCCTGGCCAACACCATGGTCATGGCCACCTCCGACCGGGTGCGCGACCTGGCCGTCCTACGGCTGGCCGGGGCCACCCGGCGGCAGGTCCTGCGGCTGGTCGCCGGCGAGGCACTGACGGTCGTCGTGGTCGGCGCAGTGCTCGGACTCCTGGTCGCCGTCCTCAACCTGGCGGGCATGTGGAGCGCGCTCGCCCTGCTGTCGGTGCGGACCCCGGTGGAGATGCCGTGGACGGAGCTCGGGGCGACCACGGGTGCGTGTGCCGTGCTCGCGGTGGTGTCCTCCGTGACCCCGGCCGCGCTGGCCATGCGCCGCCGGGCGGTGGAACTGGCCGGCCTGCGGGAATGA
- a CDS encoding ABC transporter ATP-binding protein, which produces MNDDAVQLRSVSRSHGSGDSAVTALDQVSLAFPRATFTAVMGPSGSGKSTLLQCAAGLDRPTSGSVTVGGTELTTLSETRLTLLRRERIGFVFQAFNLLPALTAEQNVALPLRLAGKRVAKARVREVLRQVGLGDRARHRPTEMSGGQQQRVALARALITRPEVLFGDEPTGALDTRAGHQVLALLRSLVDREGQTVIMVTHDPVAASWADRVVFLVDGRVNGELTGASADDIAARMTRLEAVPC; this is translated from the coding sequence ATGAACGACGACGCCGTCCAGTTGCGCTCCGTCAGCAGGAGCCACGGGTCGGGGGACAGCGCCGTGACGGCCCTCGACCAGGTCTCCCTCGCCTTCCCGCGCGCCACCTTCACCGCCGTCATGGGCCCCTCCGGCTCCGGCAAGTCGACCCTGCTCCAGTGCGCCGCGGGCCTGGACCGCCCCACCTCGGGTTCGGTCACGGTGGGCGGCACCGAGCTGACCACGCTCAGCGAGACCAGGCTGACGCTGCTGCGCCGCGAGCGCATCGGGTTCGTCTTCCAGGCGTTCAACCTGCTGCCCGCGCTGACCGCGGAGCAGAACGTCGCCCTGCCGCTGCGCCTGGCCGGCAAGCGGGTGGCGAAGGCCCGGGTCCGTGAGGTGCTACGGCAGGTCGGTCTCGGCGACCGCGCCCGGCACCGGCCGACCGAGATGTCCGGCGGCCAGCAGCAGCGCGTCGCGCTGGCCCGCGCGCTGATCACCCGCCCCGAGGTCCTCTTCGGCGACGAGCCGACCGGCGCCCTGGACACGCGAGCCGGCCACCAGGTGCTGGCCCTGCTGCGTTCCCTGGTCGACCGCGAGGGCCAGACGGTGATCATGGTCACTCACGACCCGGTGGCCGCCTCCTGGGCCGACCGCGTGGTCTTCCTGGTCGACGGCCGTGTCAACGGCGAGCTGACCGGCGCGAGCGCGGACGACATCGCCGCACGCATGACCAGGCTGGAGGCCGTGCCGTGCTGA
- a CDS encoding sensor histidine kinase: MSRPGFLLSAWPWRSVGYLLTGVVTGVLALVGLVTLVAVGGALALVLVGLPLLVVLALAGLPVAWTERHRLGLVDLDPAPGPHRPPPAEGLVPWLRTRLKEQVTWRELAYTVLLAVLLWPLDALVFTVALLFPLSMAATPLLLATVGEGRETKVLKQWTVTTWPTAFGVALLGLLLLALGAYVLGVAAGARAELTRLLIADRDGDLGARVVELSRSRVRLVDAFEAERRRIERDLHDGAQQRLVALTMTLGLARLDAPPGPLADQLAKAHDEAGKALAELRELIRGIHPKVLADYGLGAAVADAADRSVVPVDVDLPLPGRFGQAVEAAAYFVVCEALANIAKHSGASRAEVRGGHTGGRLVLEVRDDGRGGADASAGSGLTGLADRVSVLDGRLSLSSPPGGPTLLRVEFPCEVTELREPADRFA, translated from the coding sequence ATGTCCCGGCCGGGTTTCCTGCTGTCGGCGTGGCCCTGGCGCTCGGTCGGCTACCTGCTGACCGGCGTGGTCACCGGTGTCCTCGCCCTGGTCGGACTGGTGACGCTCGTGGCCGTCGGCGGGGCGCTGGCCCTGGTCCTCGTGGGGCTGCCGCTGCTGGTCGTGCTCGCCCTCGCCGGGCTGCCGGTGGCCTGGACGGAACGGCACAGGCTCGGCCTGGTCGACCTCGACCCGGCGCCGGGCCCGCACCGGCCACCGCCCGCCGAGGGACTGGTGCCCTGGCTGAGGACCCGGCTCAAGGAGCAGGTCACCTGGCGCGAACTCGCGTACACCGTGCTGCTCGCGGTCCTGCTGTGGCCGTTGGACGCGCTGGTGTTCACGGTCGCGCTGCTCTTCCCCCTCTCCATGGCAGCCACCCCGCTGCTCCTGGCCACTGTCGGCGAGGGACGTGAGACGAAGGTGCTCAAGCAGTGGACGGTCACCACCTGGCCGACGGCCTTCGGAGTCGCCCTGCTCGGACTGCTGCTGCTGGCCCTCGGCGCCTACGTCCTGGGCGTCGCGGCAGGTGCCCGCGCCGAGCTGACCCGGCTGCTGATCGCCGACCGGGACGGCGACCTGGGCGCCCGGGTGGTCGAACTGAGCCGCTCGCGCGTGCGGTTGGTGGACGCCTTCGAGGCGGAGCGCCGGCGCATCGAACGCGATCTGCACGACGGCGCCCAACAGCGCCTGGTCGCCCTGACGATGACCCTGGGCCTGGCCCGCCTGGACGCCCCGCCGGGACCCCTCGCCGACCAGCTCGCCAAGGCCCACGACGAGGCGGGCAAAGCCCTCGCGGAACTGCGGGAACTCATCCGGGGCATCCATCCGAAGGTCCTGGCGGACTACGGCCTCGGGGCCGCGGTGGCCGACGCCGCCGACCGCTCCGTGGTCCCCGTCGACGTGGACCTCCCGTTGCCGGGACGGTTCGGGCAGGCGGTGGAGGCGGCCGCGTACTTCGTGGTCTGCGAGGCCCTCGCCAACATCGCCAAGCACAGCGGGGCGAGCCGCGCGGAGGTCCGCGGCGGGCACACGGGCGGACGGCTGGTCCTCGAGGTCCGCGACGACGGCCGCGGCGGCGCCGACGCCTCCGCGGGCAGCGGACTGACCGGACTCGCGGACCGGGTGTCGGTCCTGGATGGCAGACTCTCCCTGTCCAGCCCACCGGGCGGACCGACCCTGCTGCGTGTGGAGTTCCCTTGCGAGGTGACCGAGTTGCGCGAGCCGGCCGACCGCTTCGCGTAG
- a CDS encoding response regulator transcription factor: MGLLGRCGHEVVAAVGDAQALIAAVEEHGPDIVVTDVRMPPGFQDEGLHAAVRLRESRPALPVLVLSQYVQRTYAAELLDSGDGTGVGYLLKDRVGQVEEFVDALSAVADGGTVVDPEVVRQLLRRRRDPLERLTPREREVLALMAEGKSNGAIARALVVSEAAVGKHIGGILTKLDLPPADETHRRVLAVLAYLRA; encoded by the coding sequence ATGGGCCTGCTCGGCCGCTGCGGTCACGAGGTCGTCGCCGCCGTCGGGGACGCGCAGGCGCTGATCGCGGCGGTCGAGGAGCACGGCCCGGACATCGTGGTCACCGACGTGCGCATGCCGCCCGGCTTCCAGGACGAGGGCCTGCACGCGGCGGTCCGCCTGCGGGAGAGCCGCCCCGCGCTGCCGGTGCTGGTGCTCAGCCAGTACGTGCAGCGCACGTACGCCGCCGAACTCCTCGACTCCGGCGACGGCACGGGCGTCGGCTATCTGCTCAAGGACCGTGTCGGTCAGGTCGAGGAGTTCGTCGACGCGCTGTCCGCGGTCGCGGACGGCGGCACCGTCGTGGACCCCGAGGTCGTACGGCAGTTGCTGCGCCGGCGCCGTGACCCCCTTGAGCGGCTCACCCCGCGCGAGCGGGAGGTGCTGGCGCTGATGGCGGAGGGCAAGTCCAACGGGGCCATCGCGCGGGCGCTGGTCGTGTCGGAAGCGGCGGTGGGCAAGCACATCGGGGGCATCCTGACGAAGCTGGACCTGCCGCCCGCGGACGAGACGCATCGGCGGGTGCTGGCGGTGCTGGCGTACTTGCGGGCGTGA